Proteins from one Hoplias malabaricus isolate fHopMal1 chromosome 2, fHopMal1.hap1, whole genome shotgun sequence genomic window:
- the LOC136685088 gene encoding gamma-crystallin M2-like, which yields MSMGRVIFYEDRNFMGRSYECTGDSSDMYSYMSRCHSCRVESGCWMVYDRPNYMGNQYFMRRGEYADYMSMWGFQNCIRSCRMIPMHRGSYRMRIYDKENFMGQMMEVTDDCDSFMERYHWSNGCMSCHVMDGHWLMYEHPNYRGRMWYFRPGEYRSFRDFGGMRFMSMRRIMDSWY from the exons ATGAGCATGGGCAGG GTCATCTTCTACGAGGACAGGAACTTCATGGGTCGCTCTTATGAGTGCACCGGTGACAGTTCCGACATGTACTCCTACATGAGCCGCTGTCACTCCTGCAGAGTAGAGAGCGGCTGCTGGATGGTGTACGATCGCCCCAACTACATGGGAAACCAGTACTTCATGAGGAGGGGCGAGTACGCTGACTACATGAGCATGTGGGGATTCCAGAACTGCATCAGGTCCTGCCGCATGATCCCCATG CACAGAGGATCCTACAGGATGAGGATCTACGACAAGGAGAACTTCATGGGTCAGATGATGGAGGTGACTGATGACTGCGATTCCTTCATGGAACGCTACCACTGGTCTAACGGCTGCATGTCCTGCCACGTGATGGACGGCCACTGGCTGATGTACGAGCATCCCAACTACAGAGGCAGGATGTGGTACTTCAGGCCCGGAGAGTACAGGAGCTTCAGGGACTTCGGCGGCATGAGGTTCATGAGCATGAGGCGTATCATGGACTCCTGGTACTGA